One genomic window of Myxococcus guangdongensis includes the following:
- a CDS encoding cytochrome-c peroxidase: protein MAPPSEVGRSSLPLTGSAAEGLPSIALRNALVTQPFAPDLLTPDGRLGLVFEGTRVRFIALGDPSVDVLSGVPRFTAGMAQGESLLTLLPGTTARSGDVSRSDGTTWLLASASVTPRFQSGQGALVMDPRYSPSGKPFPTGHPANCLDATVATRDASVSLGGRYDCYRLLHFQPFTASVNGDGSVAVPVYQAELVVVVDARRPDTATGGVARLPTPGIMWGTYLSSFQLSRSASPSSFYTWGQELSATADGRLLVSEGGRWAYNETPWNPATWTRQRELGALYESVLQDVDGLKNVCRHLVSGAPSCTAAQEEPFARVYPLAAHPFYLADGTRRLDGGLPTHLRCGYTWVTPDGTDVFCRPNPANNASVQPAVALELPNGFERSTGMHTFAIGQHTAWMFQRLDSTINSRRFNPEWAVSPPNPSEPVHRALSPLLLNTATGFWAENRTGAAHALPLDRRWPVFQFMSQDDGLRTASGPAYAALGLVPESNNGGMWTNKHYWEASFACAVNPSCLLHLPMNELFYDPSSSLLVPRALRRTPDVSGNAHFADSQGGAMPYVYPYVGEFVGAVRFIGEVYGVSADERYLSGFRGTGVSLGATGAVSVRADGFDAPFCARNKGCLTGQDFSASGFTAELAFLPLFDVSSSDLVVARHNGLWRLWLQAGSLYATIEYSVAGAARTHTLGPIAVSQSSSLTESPATQASKWVHVALRVDPKTRRYSLWERGALLSQGQFEAGATFQGTVVEGEALRVGPGAGGCVGCPAEDAFFIDELVFHAAPRPDDELAAAAARYAGRTDLLTAAQARTLLARYFSITNPRGLQLQADGFPRHLRAEDLRIPSVFSAFLTQGREVAFAQLVDLGQQLFQSPGLAHHAPGEVRKRWGSEVPLACATCHRLDRFFTDGLVTGMGAGPEPLLNVPTLVNRALATHHGATRRSASLLDAVVEAIEDPGQSRASVEQALAYINGSPELRSRFEGLFAEAPVSRERLQQALAAFLLVQLQVESLADAVAVAGKPVVDLQGNLLRAEQVRLGKELFQGKARCIACHGGPNFSDELAHDTGTDDTGGSRPVAYKTPTLWNVAETGPYFHTGRAATLRDVLDFYNRGGHAHLGALGGLRPVDPQLRPLALDERELVALEVYLRSLRDARPVLAANFEGLAFSDHGPIPGMVCTAITEGSDSQGWDDNYLCAPQDQGFVWSNVGAVSGMRCTQVHESDEPSSNGWGNNYLCVPEASPLRLSWSSAGPVFNKACVRFQEPIESYSWWDNYLCHDAPLKVRFSAAGPIAGMTCTQMLETADVAGGWSDNYVCTNKEIGLRWYSSTPPASAGRCTPIREPAEPSSTTWNDNYLCVPPESPAVLSWFYDGARSEAGLTCTAFLEPEDPHTWTDNYLCYREEPLTLEVRFAGAPSTMTCTALDEPSDPSGTWYDNHLCSDRDLQLTWSSTGPGGSGKRCTRVFEPSELSGSGWDNNYLCVPSTSLLDFQWSHSGEIPGRTCISWAEPAESSAWADNYLCY, encoded by the coding sequence GAGGGCCTGCCGTCCATCGCGCTGCGAAACGCGCTCGTGACGCAGCCCTTCGCGCCGGACCTGCTCACGCCGGATGGCCGGTTGGGGCTCGTGTTCGAAGGGACGCGGGTCCGCTTCATCGCCTTGGGCGACCCTTCCGTCGACGTGCTCTCCGGGGTGCCGCGCTTCACGGCGGGCATGGCGCAGGGGGAGAGCCTGCTCACGCTGCTGCCCGGGACCACGGCGCGGTCGGGAGATGTGTCGCGCTCGGATGGGACGACGTGGTTGCTCGCCTCCGCGTCCGTGACGCCCCGGTTCCAGTCCGGACAGGGCGCGCTGGTGATGGACCCGCGCTACTCGCCTTCGGGCAAGCCTTTCCCCACGGGCCATCCCGCCAACTGTCTCGACGCGACGGTCGCCACGCGCGACGCGAGCGTCTCCCTGGGTGGCCGGTATGACTGCTATCGGCTCCTGCACTTCCAGCCCTTCACCGCGTCGGTGAACGGCGATGGCTCGGTGGCGGTGCCTGTCTATCAGGCGGAGCTCGTCGTCGTGGTGGACGCGCGCCGCCCGGACACCGCGACCGGCGGTGTGGCGAGACTGCCAACGCCTGGCATCATGTGGGGCACGTACCTGTCTTCGTTCCAGCTCAGTCGCAGCGCTTCGCCCTCCAGCTTCTACACGTGGGGACAGGAGCTGAGCGCCACCGCGGATGGACGGTTGCTGGTCTCCGAGGGCGGCCGGTGGGCCTACAACGAGACGCCCTGGAACCCGGCGACCTGGACGCGGCAGCGGGAGCTCGGCGCGTTGTACGAGAGCGTCCTGCAAGACGTCGACGGGCTGAAGAACGTCTGTCGTCACCTGGTGTCGGGCGCTCCCTCGTGTACCGCGGCCCAGGAGGAGCCGTTCGCGCGCGTCTACCCGCTGGCCGCGCATCCCTTCTACCTGGCGGATGGCACCCGGCGTCTGGACGGCGGGCTGCCCACGCACCTGCGATGCGGTTACACCTGGGTGACGCCTGACGGGACGGATGTCTTCTGTCGTCCCAACCCGGCGAACAACGCGTCGGTGCAGCCGGCCGTCGCGTTGGAGCTGCCGAACGGGTTCGAGCGCTCCACGGGCATGCACACCTTCGCCATCGGGCAGCACACGGCCTGGATGTTCCAGCGCTTGGACAGCACCATCAACAGCCGGCGCTTCAACCCGGAGTGGGCCGTCTCGCCCCCCAATCCCAGTGAGCCCGTCCATCGCGCGTTGTCGCCGCTGCTGCTGAACACGGCGACCGGCTTCTGGGCGGAGAATCGCACCGGGGCCGCGCACGCGCTGCCGTTGGACCGACGGTGGCCGGTGTTCCAGTTCATGAGCCAGGACGACGGACTGCGCACGGCGTCGGGCCCGGCCTACGCGGCCCTGGGGTTGGTCCCGGAGTCCAACAACGGCGGCATGTGGACGAACAAGCACTACTGGGAGGCGTCGTTCGCGTGCGCCGTGAATCCCAGCTGTCTGCTCCACCTGCCGATGAACGAGCTGTTCTATGACCCGAGCTCCTCGCTGCTCGTCCCGCGAGCCCTCCGGCGCACGCCCGATGTCTCCGGCAACGCGCACTTCGCCGACAGCCAGGGCGGCGCGATGCCCTACGTCTACCCGTACGTGGGCGAGTTCGTCGGCGCGGTCCGCTTCATCGGCGAGGTCTACGGCGTCAGCGCCGACGAGCGCTACCTGTCCGGCTTTCGCGGGACGGGCGTGAGCCTGGGCGCCACGGGCGCGGTCTCCGTGCGGGCGGATGGCTTCGATGCGCCTTTCTGCGCGCGCAACAAGGGCTGCCTGACGGGGCAGGACTTCTCCGCGTCCGGCTTCACCGCGGAGCTGGCCTTCCTGCCGCTCTTTGATGTCTCCTCGTCGGACCTCGTCGTCGCCCGACACAACGGCTTGTGGCGACTGTGGCTCCAGGCGGGAAGCCTCTATGCGACGATCGAGTACTCCGTGGCCGGCGCGGCGCGGACGCACACCCTGGGGCCGATAGCGGTCTCCCAGTCCTCCTCGCTCACGGAGTCGCCCGCGACGCAGGCGTCGAAGTGGGTCCACGTGGCGTTGCGTGTGGACCCGAAGACGCGGCGCTACAGCCTGTGGGAGAGGGGCGCGTTGCTCTCGCAGGGACAGTTCGAGGCGGGGGCGACCTTTCAGGGGACGGTGGTGGAGGGCGAGGCCCTGCGTGTGGGGCCCGGTGCCGGTGGCTGTGTGGGGTGCCCCGCCGAGGACGCGTTCTTCATCGACGAGCTGGTCTTCCACGCGGCGCCGCGACCCGACGACGAGCTGGCCGCGGCGGCCGCGAGGTACGCCGGGCGCACGGACCTGCTGACCGCGGCACAGGCGCGCACGTTGCTCGCGCGTTACTTCTCCATCACCAACCCGCGCGGACTGCAGCTCCAGGCGGACGGGTTCCCGCGCCATCTGCGCGCCGAGGACCTGCGCATCCCCAGTGTCTTCAGCGCCTTCCTCACGCAGGGGCGTGAGGTGGCCTTCGCCCAGCTGGTCGACCTGGGGCAGCAGCTCTTCCAGTCGCCCGGGTTGGCCCACCATGCGCCGGGGGAGGTCCGCAAGCGGTGGGGAAGCGAGGTCCCTCTCGCCTGCGCGACGTGCCATCGATTGGATCGCTTCTTCACCGATGGGCTCGTCACGGGGATGGGCGCGGGGCCGGAGCCGCTGCTCAACGTGCCCACGTTGGTGAACCGCGCGCTGGCCACCCACCACGGCGCCACGCGACGCTCGGCGAGTCTGTTGGACGCGGTGGTGGAGGCCATCGAGGACCCCGGGCAGTCGCGCGCGAGCGTCGAGCAGGCGCTGGCGTACATCAATGGCTCACCTGAGCTGCGCTCCCGGTTCGAGGGCCTCTTCGCCGAGGCGCCGGTGAGTCGTGAGCGTCTCCAGCAGGCGCTCGCGGCCTTCCTGCTCGTGCAGCTCCAGGTGGAGTCCCTGGCGGACGCGGTGGCCGTCGCCGGCAAGCCCGTGGTCGACCTCCAGGGCAACCTGTTGCGAGCCGAGCAGGTGAGGTTGGGGAAGGAGCTGTTCCAAGGCAAGGCGCGGTGCATCGCCTGCCACGGTGGCCCCAACTTCTCCGACGAGCTCGCGCACGACACGGGCACGGATGACACGGGGGGATCGCGGCCCGTGGCCTACAAGACGCCCACGCTCTGGAACGTGGCGGAGACCGGGCCGTACTTCCACACCGGGAGGGCGGCGACCCTGCGCGACGTGCTCGACTTCTACAACCGGGGAGGGCACGCGCACCTGGGCGCGCTGGGTGGCCTGCGCCCGGTGGACCCGCAGCTGCGTCCGTTGGCGCTCGACGAGCGGGAGCTGGTGGCGTTGGAGGTGTATCTGCGCTCGTTGCGAGACGCGAGGCCGGTGCTGGCGGCGAACTTCGAGGGGCTCGCCTTCAGTGACCATGGACCCATCCCGGGCATGGTGTGCACGGCCATCACCGAGGGCTCGGACAGCCAGGGCTGGGATGACAACTATCTGTGTGCGCCTCAGGACCAGGGCTTCGTGTGGAGCAACGTGGGCGCTGTCTCGGGGATGCGCTGCACGCAGGTGCACGAGTCCGACGAGCCGTCGTCGAACGGCTGGGGGAACAACTACCTCTGTGTGCCCGAGGCCTCGCCGTTGCGGCTCTCGTGGTCATCCGCGGGCCCCGTGTTCAACAAGGCCTGTGTGCGCTTCCAGGAGCCCATCGAGAGCTACTCCTGGTGGGACAACTACCTGTGCCACGACGCGCCGTTGAAGGTGCGCTTCAGCGCGGCGGGCCCCATCGCGGGGATGACGTGTACGCAGATGCTGGAGACGGCCGATGTCGCGGGCGGCTGGTCGGACAACTACGTCTGCACGAACAAGGAGATCGGCCTGCGTTGGTACTCCTCCACGCCGCCGGCGTCGGCCGGGCGTTGCACGCCGATTCGCGAGCCGGCGGAGCCGTCTTCGACGACGTGGAACGACAACTACCTGTGCGTGCCCCCGGAGTCGCCGGCCGTGTTGTCGTGGTTCTACGATGGCGCGCGTTCGGAGGCGGGGCTCACGTGTACGGCGTTCCTGGAGCCCGAGGATCCTCACACGTGGACGGACAACTACCTGTGCTACCGCGAGGAGCCGCTGACGCTCGAGGTCCGGTTCGCGGGAGCGCCGTCGACGATGACCTGTACGGCACTCGACGAGCCCTCGGACCCTTCGGGCACCTGGTACGACAACCACCTGTGCTCGGACCGCGACCTCCAGTTGACCTGGAGCTCCACGGGCCCGGGTGGCAGCGGAAAGCGTTGCACGCGCGTCTTCGAGCCGAGCGAACTCTCCGGGTCGGGATGGGACAACAACTACCTCTGTGTTCCCAGCACGTCGCTGCTCGACTTCCAGTGGTCCCATTCGGGAGAGATACCGGGGCGGACCTGCATCTCCTGGGCGGAGCCCGCCGAGTCGTCCGCGTGGGCGGACAACTATCTCTGTTATTGA
- a CDS encoding SBBP repeat-containing protein — MRPFNIIRNTLMTSTLLVLSLPGCQGPDAPDVVSPPEETGTTSQPLVCGTIVPVMTGPTTPGGSVVRSGVYSAAYEAWMAFDNSSSYWVSEVMQTPAWIGYQPVTTTTLHRYALVFHNGAAHTARAPKDWTFQGFNGSSWVVLDTRNNQTNWAGYERREFTLSSPATYVRYRLHVTDDNDAAPGVHVVSLRTLELITCVNDGVTNPVSTLWTQTFGATEANTQVMDLAGDSTGNTYVTGYTGGALNGTPMVGLLDSFLQARNAGGTLLWSKPIGAPENFALGYGIATGQVSDDVYVAGYTAGSVDGTPVIGSPDAFVTKYSKTGVRQWTRQVGGAGFATEGYDVAVDASDNVFLVGVAEGGLDGNTRVGNRDMVVTKFDTAGNKLWTRQTGAAGKNTQGRRAATDAAGNVFVSGWTEGGMDGNALMGVQDFFVVKYDSAGNKLWTRQLGSSGNTVWLYGSATDAAGNVYLTGQSGGGLDGNPNTTAAGDVFLSKYDTSGTRQWTREFSATNGIFASGIFIDASGIYVSGGGRGDVGNPSNTTYSVAHNYIAKFDTAGTRQWVLQQNPAMAAGAPAPVYSNGVSRASSGAFYLGGYTSGNFNGNVLFGNTDGFVTKLPAQ; from the coding sequence GTGAGACCTTTCAACATCATCCGAAATACCCTCATGACGAGCACCCTGCTCGTCTTATCCCTCCCCGGCTGTCAGGGGCCAGACGCCCCCGATGTCGTCAGCCCTCCGGAAGAGACAGGCACGACGTCCCAGCCACTTGTCTGCGGCACCATCGTCCCGGTGATGACGGGGCCCACCACCCCCGGTGGGAGCGTCGTCCGCTCTGGCGTCTATTCCGCCGCCTACGAGGCGTGGATGGCCTTCGACAACTCCAGCAGCTACTGGGTCTCCGAGGTGATGCAGACTCCCGCCTGGATTGGCTACCAGCCCGTCACCACCACCACACTGCACCGCTACGCGCTCGTGTTCCACAACGGGGCTGCCCACACCGCGCGCGCACCGAAGGACTGGACGTTCCAGGGCTTCAACGGCTCCTCCTGGGTGGTGCTCGACACGCGCAACAACCAGACGAACTGGGCGGGCTACGAGCGCCGTGAGTTCACGCTGTCCTCGCCCGCGACCTACGTGCGCTACCGCCTGCACGTGACGGACGACAATGATGCGGCGCCGGGCGTCCACGTCGTCTCCCTCCGGACGCTGGAACTCATCACCTGCGTCAACGATGGGGTGACCAACCCCGTCTCCACCCTGTGGACGCAGACGTTCGGAGCCACGGAGGCCAACACCCAGGTGATGGACCTGGCGGGAGACTCGACGGGGAACACCTACGTCACGGGCTACACGGGGGGCGCCCTCAACGGCACGCCGATGGTGGGCCTGCTGGACTCGTTCCTCCAGGCCCGCAATGCGGGCGGAACCCTCCTCTGGTCCAAGCCGATTGGCGCTCCGGAGAACTTCGCCCTGGGCTACGGCATCGCGACGGGCCAGGTCTCCGACGACGTCTACGTGGCGGGCTATACCGCCGGCTCGGTGGACGGCACGCCTGTCATCGGATCGCCGGATGCGTTCGTGACGAAGTACAGCAAGACGGGCGTGCGCCAGTGGACGCGACAGGTGGGGGGCGCGGGGTTCGCCACGGAGGGGTATGACGTCGCGGTCGACGCTTCCGACAACGTGTTCCTCGTGGGGGTCGCCGAGGGAGGCCTGGACGGAAACACGCGCGTGGGCAACCGGGACATGGTCGTGACGAAGTTCGACACGGCGGGCAACAAGCTGTGGACCCGGCAGACCGGCGCCGCGGGCAAGAACACCCAGGGGCGGCGCGCGGCGACCGACGCGGCCGGCAATGTCTTCGTCTCCGGATGGACCGAGGGTGGAATGGACGGCAATGCCCTCATGGGCGTGCAGGACTTCTTCGTCGTGAAGTACGACTCCGCCGGCAACAAGCTGTGGACCCGGCAGCTCGGCTCGAGCGGCAACACGGTGTGGCTGTATGGCTCGGCGACGGATGCGGCGGGGAATGTCTATCTGACCGGCCAGAGCGGCGGCGGCCTGGATGGGAACCCCAACACCACGGCGGCTGGAGACGTCTTCCTCAGCAAGTATGACACCTCGGGGACGCGGCAGTGGACCCGGGAGTTCAGCGCGACGAATGGCATCTTTGCCTCCGGGATCTTCATCGACGCGTCGGGAATCTACGTGAGCGGTGGAGGCCGTGGTGACGTGGGCAACCCCTCCAACACCACGTACAGCGTGGCGCACAACTACATCGCGAAGTTCGACACGGCGGGCACCCGGCAGTGGGTCCTCCAGCAGAACCCGGCGATGGCGGCGGGAGCACCGGCCCCCGTCTATAGCAACGGCGTCAGTCGCGCCTCCAGTGGGGCCTTCTACCTGGGCGGGTACACCAGCGGAAACTTCAATGGCAACGTGCTCTTCGGAAACACCGACGGGTTCGTGACGAAGCTGCCGGCGCAGTGA
- a CDS encoding N-acyl amino acid synthase FeeM domain-containing protein — protein sequence MTCRHWNWRWRVAATQKELDDVARIRWAVFGGELGLLSEQSAVSRREVTCVDTLDTTVHVLVYAGDEPVATMRVALPNAEVAANLGGKVGLEMEQRVDLSGLLRPGRVVAEPSRFCVLPKWRRSEAVTWLQAGMYAESRRRGVTHWIASANLETDSPEDARLAWWVAARRGWLSPHWRVSVSEPSRAPGQARSPFYTPEERALAARGQWEGLRLPRAPALFARTMGARFIAEPLYDAYFQWFTLPLVMALDEIPTDSLARFHALEHGVSLAA from the coding sequence ATGACGTGCAGACACTGGAACTGGCGCTGGCGTGTCGCCGCCACCCAGAAGGAACTCGATGACGTGGCTCGCATCCGCTGGGCGGTCTTCGGTGGAGAGCTGGGCTTGTTGTCCGAGCAGTCCGCGGTGTCCCGGCGGGAGGTGACGTGTGTCGACACGCTCGACACCACCGTGCACGTGCTCGTCTATGCCGGCGACGAGCCGGTGGCGACGATGCGGGTGGCGCTGCCCAACGCGGAGGTGGCGGCGAACCTGGGTGGGAAGGTGGGGCTCGAGATGGAGCAGCGGGTGGACCTGTCGGGGCTGCTCCGGCCGGGCCGGGTGGTCGCGGAGCCCTCTCGCTTCTGTGTGTTGCCGAAGTGGCGGCGCTCGGAGGCCGTCACGTGGCTGCAGGCGGGCATGTACGCGGAGAGCCGTCGACGCGGGGTGACGCACTGGATTGCGTCCGCGAACCTGGAGACGGACTCGCCCGAGGACGCGCGCCTCGCGTGGTGGGTGGCGGCGCGGCGAGGATGGCTGAGCCCTCACTGGCGCGTCTCCGTGTCCGAGCCTTCCCGGGCCCCGGGGCAGGCTCGCAGCCCCTTCTACACGCCCGAGGAGCGGGCCCTCGCGGCGCGAGGACAGTGGGAGGGGCTGCGATTGCCCCGGGCGCCCGCGCTCTTCGCCAGGACGATGGGCGCGCGCTTCATCGCCGAGCCCCTCTACGACGCGTATTTCCAGTGGTTCACGCTGCCGCTCGTCATGGCGCTCGATGAGATTCCGACGGACTCCCTGGCGCGCTTCCACGCGCTGGAGCACGGCGTGAGCCTGGCCGCCTAG
- a CDS encoding iron-containing redox enzyme family protein yields MHTQTTENPVGTNWLAALDAEARGLVAAVDAQPDARRLLEGTLDKAGYIHFLVQTYHYARWSTPILAEAGVRLRQQGRLPVLAALLIQKGEEERGHDRWLLSDLKNLGCSEASVESAVRSPAVKAYTGWNFFTSRAGVPTAALGTAYVLEYLSQTRAGVWAERLKTVSTIPNIHKSVTFLRSHGALDGDHVAEMERLFAGLTEPEDQEAILFSARVARCVYPRIFRQGGDLSR; encoded by the coding sequence GTGCACACCCAGACGACGGAGAACCCCGTGGGAACGAATTGGTTGGCGGCGCTGGACGCGGAGGCGCGAGGACTGGTGGCGGCGGTGGACGCGCAGCCCGACGCCCGACGCCTCCTCGAGGGCACCCTCGACAAGGCGGGCTACATCCACTTCCTCGTCCAGACGTACCACTACGCCCGCTGGAGCACGCCCATCCTCGCCGAGGCGGGCGTGCGCCTGCGGCAGCAGGGCCGGCTCCCGGTGCTGGCGGCGTTGCTCATCCAGAAGGGCGAGGAGGAGCGGGGCCACGACCGGTGGTTGCTGTCGGACCTGAAGAACCTGGGGTGCTCGGAGGCGTCCGTGGAGTCGGCGGTGCGCAGCCCCGCGGTGAAGGCCTATACCGGGTGGAACTTCTTCACCTCCCGCGCGGGCGTGCCCACGGCGGCGCTGGGGACCGCGTACGTGCTGGAGTACCTGTCACAGACGCGGGCGGGCGTGTGGGCCGAGCGACTGAAGACGGTGTCCACCATCCCCAACATCCACAAGTCGGTGACGTTCCTGCGCAGCCACGGGGCGCTGGACGGAGACCATGTGGCGGAGATGGAGCGGCTCTTCGCGGGACTGACGGAGCCGGAGGACCAGGAGGCGATCCTCTTCTCGGCCCGTGTCGCGCGGTGCGTCTACCCGCGCATCTTCCGTCAGGGCGGTGACCTGTCGAGGTAG
- a CDS encoding helix-turn-helix transcriptional regulator, producing the protein MFNPTDFNTRELAVRDNAIIALGSERSVPKVLEASRKSMLEFVQADAMALCLMRIAPSLDFRWHVPGHRIPILEEYAGIVDHDFLREPILAQPGVPICDTQLLSRRDYERTLVYQRSRELEQPLEHIMAVLVPIRPGLVGALAFYRHQRSPFPTQSITALSSLTRHFANTLGNCQDFQDMTAGAQLLQELYQRNDSAFIILEPPRREVFRSQHATYLLERWFKSSELHASGLPVDFKEKLDALRRMDADERLGKNLWVVNHRDGYRTCRFIELPANDGPRQWALLLTELPHSIPLPLHMQRELTARELDIAKGVLRNWSNGQIADDLRISDQTVKTHVRNLFGKLGVDDRADFLYQLALLSKPV; encoded by the coding sequence ATGTTCAATCCGACGGACTTCAACACTCGTGAGCTCGCGGTCAGGGACAACGCCATCATCGCCCTCGGAAGCGAGCGCTCCGTCCCGAAGGTCCTCGAAGCCAGTCGGAAGTCGATGCTCGAGTTCGTCCAGGCCGACGCCATGGCCCTGTGCCTCATGCGCATCGCGCCCTCGCTCGACTTCCGCTGGCACGTCCCCGGCCACCGCATCCCCATCCTCGAGGAGTATGCCGGCATCGTCGACCACGACTTCCTGCGGGAACCCATCCTCGCCCAGCCCGGGGTCCCCATCTGCGATACGCAACTGCTCTCACGCAGGGACTACGAGCGCACCCTCGTCTATCAACGCAGCCGGGAGCTGGAGCAGCCCCTGGAACACATCATGGCCGTCCTCGTGCCCATCCGCCCGGGCCTCGTCGGCGCCCTCGCGTTCTACCGGCACCAGCGCTCCCCCTTCCCCACCCAGAGCATCACCGCCCTCTCCAGCCTCACCCGACACTTCGCGAACACCCTCGGCAACTGCCAGGACTTCCAGGACATGACCGCCGGCGCGCAGCTCCTGCAAGAGCTCTATCAGCGCAACGACTCGGCCTTCATCATCCTGGAGCCGCCCAGGCGCGAGGTGTTCCGCTCCCAGCACGCCACCTACCTGCTGGAGCGCTGGTTCAAGTCGTCGGAGCTCCACGCCTCCGGGCTCCCAGTGGACTTCAAGGAGAAGTTGGACGCCCTGCGCCGGATGGACGCGGACGAGCGGCTCGGAAAGAACCTCTGGGTCGTCAATCATCGCGATGGCTACCGCACGTGCCGGTTCATCGAGCTGCCCGCCAATGACGGCCCCCGCCAGTGGGCCCTCCTGCTGACGGAGCTCCCCCACTCCATCCCCCTGCCCCTGCACATGCAGCGCGAGCTCACCGCCCGCGAACTCGACATCGCGAAGGGCGTGCTCCGCAACTGGTCCAACGGGCAGATCGCCGATGACCTCCGCATCTCCGACCAGACGGTGAAGACCCACGTGCGCAACCTCTTCGGCAAGCTGGGCGTCGACGACCGCGCGGACTTCCTCTACCAGCTCGCCCTCCTCAGCAAGCCGGTGTGA
- a CDS encoding LysR family transcriptional regulator yields the protein MHSLANIDAFVRVVEEGDFTRAARKLHLTASAVSRRISRLEEELGVKLFQRTTRALRLTEDGRDFHARCQRILAELGEAKESLSRARVRPSGVLRVEAPQVIGQLVLVPALPRFLARYPDLTLHLTLRDEVTDPVTGGADVHLRLGALEDSTLVARKLTQARLLACASPRYLERRGTPTTPEDLARHDCLGFMRDGRPLPWRLRKGSTDVSMAPRAGLHINHGGALRDAALLGLGIAWLFDFMVARDLASGALVEVLATHATQTRAIHVLHPPDRNLPSRTRVFLDFVATLFPHTRD from the coding sequence ATGCACTCGCTCGCCAACATCGACGCCTTCGTCCGAGTCGTCGAGGAGGGCGACTTCACCCGCGCCGCGCGCAAGCTCCACCTCACGGCGTCCGCGGTGAGCCGTCGCATCTCCCGGCTGGAAGAGGAGCTCGGCGTGAAGCTCTTCCAGCGCACGACGCGCGCCCTGCGCCTCACCGAGGATGGCCGCGACTTCCATGCACGCTGCCAACGCATCCTCGCGGAGCTGGGTGAAGCGAAGGAGTCCCTGTCCCGCGCCCGCGTCCGCCCCAGCGGCGTGTTGCGTGTGGAGGCGCCACAGGTCATCGGACAGCTGGTGCTCGTCCCCGCCCTGCCCCGCTTCCTCGCTCGCTACCCGGACCTCACGTTGCACCTGACGCTCCGTGATGAAGTCACGGACCCGGTCACCGGAGGCGCGGACGTCCATCTGCGATTGGGGGCGCTGGAGGACTCGACCCTGGTGGCGAGGAAGCTGACCCAGGCTCGACTGCTGGCCTGCGCCTCACCTCGCTACCTGGAGCGCCGTGGCACGCCGACGACGCCCGAGGACCTCGCACGCCACGACTGCCTCGGCTTCATGCGCGACGGCCGGCCCCTTCCCTGGCGCCTGCGGAAAGGCAGCACCGACGTGTCGATGGCGCCTCGCGCGGGCCTCCACATCAACCACGGAGGCGCGCTGCGGGATGCGGCGCTGTTGGGGCTCGGCATCGCCTGGCTCTTCGACTTCATGGTGGCTCGCGACCTGGCCTCCGGCGCGCTCGTCGAGGTGCTGGCGACCCACGCAACCCAGACGCGCGCCATCCACGTCCTCCATCCACCCGACCGAAACCTACCCTCTCGCACCCGAGTGTTCCTCGACTTCGTCGCCACGCTCTTCCCACACACCCGGGACTGA